In Deltaproteobacteria bacterium, one genomic interval encodes:
- a CDS encoding transketolase, protein MVPKEKLEKLAALVRYFSLVSTTAAGSGHPTSSLSAADLMTGLMFSGIFHFDPDQPDHPNNDRIIFSKGHASPLFYTLWAAAGKVSESELLSLRKFGSPLEGHPTATFRYTEAATGSLGQGLSIGLGMALNAKYLDRLPYRTYCLLGDSEMAEGSQWEALEIAAHYKLNNLIGIIDCNRLGQRGETLYGRNLMAYQERIAAFGWETILIDGHDFDQILPAYQKALSAKDRPVMIIARTIKGKGVSLVEDKNGWHGKALNAGELEQALQELAVTDKTIRGEIARPEDLRPGKILPQKIAPPLYEPDKPVATRKAYGAALKRIYPRFPDLVVLDAEVSNSTYAEIFQEAYPERFFEMYVAEQNMVGTALGLSTRGRIPFVSTFAAFFTRAFDQIRMAQYSKADIKFCGSHAGVSIGEDGPSQMGLEDIAQFRTISDSVVLYPSDAFSTERLVEAAAQHKGIVYIRTTRMATPILYTKEEPFRIGGSKVLRESSQDRITVVAAGITLFEALKAYAALKDQGILLRVLDLYSIKPLDEAALKKAAAETRAMITVEDHHPEGGLGEAVRSALAGAQVAIQSLAVQRIPGSGTPEELLAYEEIGKEAIIRKVRELL, encoded by the coding sequence ATGGTACCTAAAGAAAAACTGGAAAAGTTGGCTGCCTTGGTCCGTTATTTTTCCCTGGTTTCCACCACTGCGGCCGGCTCGGGTCATCCCACTTCCTCCTTGTCGGCCGCGGATCTGATGACCGGCCTGATGTTTAGCGGCATCTTTCACTTTGATCCGGATCAACCGGATCACCCCAACAACGACCGGATTATTTTTTCCAAAGGACACGCCTCTCCCCTTTTTTATACCCTTTGGGCCGCTGCCGGCAAAGTCAGTGAGTCCGAACTCCTCTCCTTGAGAAAATTCGGCAGCCCCCTCGAGGGCCATCCTACGGCCACCTTCCGTTACACCGAGGCCGCCACCGGGTCCCTGGGCCAGGGGCTATCCATCGGGTTGGGAATGGCCTTGAATGCCAAATACCTGGACAGACTGCCCTACCGGACCTATTGCCTCCTGGGGGACAGCGAAATGGCCGAAGGTTCCCAGTGGGAGGCCCTGGAGATTGCCGCCCATTATAAATTAAATAACCTTATCGGCATCATCGACTGCAATCGTCTCGGCCAGCGCGGGGAAACCCTCTACGGACGCAACCTGATGGCCTACCAGGAACGCATTGCCGCCTTCGGCTGGGAAACCATCCTGATCGACGGGCACGACTTTGACCAAATTCTTCCGGCCTATCAAAAGGCCTTGTCGGCCAAAGACCGCCCGGTCATGATCATTGCCAGGACCATCAAAGGCAAAGGGGTTTCCCTGGTGGAGGACAAAAACGGCTGGCATGGAAAAGCCTTGAATGCCGGAGAACTGGAACAGGCCTTGCAAGAATTAGCCGTGACCGACAAAACCATTCGGGGTGAGATTGCCCGGCCCGAGGATCTGAGGCCGGGGAAAATCCTTCCACAAAAGATCGCCCCGCCCCTCTATGAACCCGATAAGCCGGTGGCCACCCGCAAGGCCTACGGAGCGGCCTTAAAGCGGATCTATCCCCGATTTCCGGATTTGGTGGTCCTCGATGCCGAGGTCAGCAATTCGACTTATGCCGAGATCTTTCAAGAGGCTTATCCGGAACGGTTTTTCGAGATGTACGTGGCTGAACAGAACATGGTCGGCACAGCCCTGGGTCTCTCCACCCGGGGCAGGATTCCTTTTGTTTCCACCTTTGCCGCCTTTTTCACCCGGGCCTTTGATCAAATCCGTATGGCCCAATATTCCAAAGCCGATATCAAATTTTGCGGCTCCCATGCCGGTGTGTCCATTGGCGAGGATGGACCTTCCCAGATGGGTCTGGAAGATATCGCCCAGTTCCGGACTATTTCGGACAGCGTAGTCCTCTACCCTTCCGATGCTTTCTCCACCGAGCGCCTGGTGGAAGCAGCCGCCCAGCATAAAGGAATCGTTTATATCCGGACCACCCGCATGGCCACGCCGATCCTTTATACAAAGGAAGAACCTTTCCGGATCGGCGGGTCCAAGGTCCTGCGGGAAAGCAGCCAGGATCGGATCACGGTCGTGGCGGCAGGTATCACTCTCTTCGAGGCCCTGAAGGCTTATGCGGCGTTAAAGGATCAGGGAATCTTATTGCGCGTCCTGGACCTTTACAGCATCAAACCCCTGGATGAAGCTGCACTTAAAAAAGCCGCCGCCGAGACCAGGGCCATGATCACGGTCGAGGACCATCACCCCGAAGGGGGCCTGGGGGAAGCGGTCCGGAGTGCCCTGGCCGGTGCGCAGGTGGCCATCCAGTCCCTGGCCGTGCAGCGCATCCCGGGGAGCGGGACACCGGAGGAACTCCTGGCCTATGAAGAAATCGGGAAAGAGGCCATTATCAGAAAGGTAAGGGAATTGTTATGA
- a CDS encoding transaldolase: MRPENLKTRIFLDGGNPEETREIIASLGFLDGQTTNPTLISKNPEARQRLEKGSRFSAVEIFGFYRKVVREISALIPQGSVSVEVYADPSTTAGEMLKQGREMFSWISNAHIKFPTSHEGLKAAEQAVGLGLRVNLTLCFSQEQAAAVYAATRVAKKGAVFVSPFIGRLDDRGENGMDLITNIIRMYHQGDGHVEVLTASVRTIDHLLYALELGSDIITAPFEILKQWAEKGLP, translated from the coding sequence ATGAGACCGGAAAACCTCAAGACCCGCATATTCCTGGATGGAGGGAACCCGGAAGAGACCAGGGAAATCATCGCCTCTCTGGGATTCCTCGACGGCCAGACGACCAATCCCACCCTTATTTCCAAAAATCCCGAGGCCCGCCAGCGGCTTGAAAAAGGGAGCCGATTCAGTGCGGTGGAAATCTTCGGGTTTTACAGGAAGGTGGTCCGGGAGATTTCAGCCCTGATCCCCCAAGGGTCCGTATCTGTGGAAGTCTACGCCGATCCTTCGACCACGGCCGGGGAGATGCTTAAACAGGGCCGGGAGATGTTTTCCTGGATTTCCAACGCCCATATCAAATTTCCCACTTCCCACGAAGGTTTGAAGGCCGCCGAACAGGCGGTTGGTCTTGGTCTCCGGGTCAACCTGACCCTCTGTTTTTCCCAGGAGCAGGCCGCGGCCGTCTATGCCGCCACCCGGGTGGCAAAAAAAGGGGCTGTTTTTGTTTCGCCCTTTATCGGCCGGCTGGATGATCGCGGGGAAAACGGCATGGATTTGATCACCAATATCATCCGCATGTATCATCAGGGGGACGGCCATGTGGAGGTGCTGACTGCCAGTGTCCGGACCATCGATCACCTGCTCTATGCCCTGGAACTGGGCTCCGATATCATCACCGCACCCTTTGAAATCCTGAAACAGTGGGCGGAAAAAGGGCTGCCTTT